One segment of Shewanella piezotolerans WP3 DNA contains the following:
- a CDS encoding LysR family transcriptional regulator, producing MELEEIYRQDLSLLIALQILVEERSVTQAAKRLHLSQSATSRILARLRDMLDDPLFSRVGQQLVPTQFALDCYQQLQQPTGQLINLLTPKAFEPLECNQHFSIAVTDYAMQALVPFILPSIYQQAPNIRLEILPVQHTELQAQLSVKGADMAICRAIGQTANLQHTFLGKVGVSCLLSPNHPLASCDISLEDYLNYPHATIAISDGVKALLDAAISLYPARTELLRTPHIDSALALQTIHPIIITLPEGMAEIVAQRHRLKVKPLPFKLPSLDYNLFWHSRCEQDKAQKWLREEIINSITSKLDT from the coding sequence ATGGAATTAGAAGAGATCTACCGTCAAGATCTGAGCCTACTAATAGCCCTGCAAATTTTGGTAGAGGAGCGCAGTGTCACTCAAGCGGCTAAAAGGTTGCACCTTAGCCAATCAGCCACTAGCCGTATTCTGGCAAGATTGCGCGACATGCTCGATGATCCGCTGTTTTCCCGGGTTGGCCAACAATTAGTTCCAACCCAGTTTGCACTTGACTGTTACCAGCAACTGCAACAACCAACGGGACAACTGATTAATTTATTAACCCCAAAAGCGTTTGAGCCACTTGAATGTAACCAGCACTTCTCTATCGCGGTAACCGATTACGCGATGCAGGCATTAGTACCCTTCATCTTACCCAGTATTTATCAGCAAGCTCCCAATATACGACTAGAGATTTTACCGGTACAACACACTGAATTACAGGCGCAACTCAGTGTCAAAGGTGCTGATATGGCGATATGCCGAGCTATAGGGCAAACCGCTAATTTACAACATACATTTCTAGGTAAAGTGGGGGTTAGCTGCTTACTTTCCCCCAACCATCCGCTTGCGAGTTGTGATATAAGCTTAGAAGATTACCTAAACTACCCTCATGCGACGATTGCAATAAGTGATGGTGTCAAAGCGCTACTCGATGCTGCGATTAGCCTTTACCCTGCTCGCACAGAGCTACTTAGAACCCCCCATATAGATAGTGCGCTAGCCCTGCAAACTATTCATCCCATCATCATCACGCTCCCAGAGGGTATGGCCGAAATAGTGGCACAGCGCCATCGGCTTAAAGTCAAACCCCTCCCCTTTAAGCTACCCAGCTTAGATTACAATCTTTTTTGGCACTCTCGCTGCGAGCAAGATAAAGCACAGAAGTGGTTACGTGAAGAAATCATAAACTCGATAACATCGAAATTGGATACATAG
- a CDS encoding flavocytochrome c, whose translation MSNNNLLGRRNFIKGMGAAAGVAMAAPAMAISEKADGVKWDKEVEVLIIGSGFAGLAAAIEATRKGAKDVHIFEKMSYFGGNSAINGGLFAAPGTPMQKQEGVKDSVDRMVNDQLKSGRGIADEALLRHVAEHAVEALQMTLDAGSKYHPYLQQLGGHSVARTYQTTVSCGAGITQPLLNECRKLGVHTHNRAKFEGFLVGKQGEIVGVKMRENYHFGEDQPGKVSNIRAKRGVIMATGGFAQNVDLRMAQDPTLTSEVGCTNAPGATGEGMYEMFRLGAIPVHLAHIQSGPWASPDEGGFGYVSNYSIYNFPHSMAVNRLTGKRFMNEIADRKTRADAELACRDDKGEALPPILITSYKDSKKHPNTKKVIKYNVGWKFDTVEELAKHFDVPLKPLKAQIAEYNEYVKSGEDKQFGKNMTKAKDKFIEAPFTVVRLWPKVHYCQGGVQINTDAAVKDSFTGQSIPGLYAAGEVCGGIHGVSRLGSCSIPECMVMGMTAARSVMKA comes from the coding sequence ATGAGTAATAACAATCTGCTGGGACGCCGTAATTTCATTAAAGGAATGGGAGCTGCAGCTGGTGTTGCTATGGCTGCTCCAGCAATGGCCATTTCTGAGAAAGCGGATGGTGTTAAGTGGGACAAAGAAGTTGAAGTCCTAATTATTGGTTCGGGTTTTGCGGGACTTGCGGCAGCAATTGAAGCTACACGTAAAGGCGCAAAAGACGTTCATATTTTCGAAAAAATGTCTTACTTCGGTGGTAACTCCGCGATTAACGGTGGTTTATTCGCTGCGCCAGGTACACCGATGCAAAAGCAAGAAGGTGTTAAAGATTCAGTTGATCGTATGGTTAATGACCAGCTTAAATCTGGCCGGGGTATCGCTGATGAAGCATTGCTGCGTCATGTTGCAGAGCATGCGGTTGAAGCATTGCAAATGACATTAGATGCAGGTTCAAAATACCATCCGTACCTACAACAGCTGGGTGGTCACTCGGTAGCGCGTACTTATCAAACTACCGTTAGTTGTGGTGCGGGTATTACTCAACCATTGCTAAATGAATGCCGTAAACTTGGTGTGCATACTCATAACCGAGCTAAGTTTGAAGGTTTCTTAGTGGGTAAACAAGGTGAAATCGTTGGCGTTAAAATGCGCGAAAACTATCACTTTGGTGAAGACCAACCGGGTAAAGTCAGCAATATTCGCGCAAAACGCGGTGTGATTATGGCAACAGGTGGCTTTGCGCAAAACGTCGATCTACGTATGGCGCAAGATCCAACACTTACTTCAGAAGTGGGTTGTACCAATGCACCAGGCGCTACGGGTGAAGGTATGTACGAGATGTTCCGTCTAGGTGCTATCCCTGTTCATTTAGCACACATCCAATCTGGCCCATGGGCATCACCAGATGAAGGTGGTTTTGGCTATGTATCTAACTACTCAATCTACAATTTCCCTCATTCAATGGCTGTTAACCGTCTAACGGGTAAGCGTTTTATGAATGAAATTGCTGACCGTAAGACTCGTGCAGATGCTGAACTAGCTTGTCGTGATGACAAAGGTGAAGCACTTCCTCCAATTTTGATCACTAGCTATAAGGATTCTAAAAAGCATCCAAATACTAAGAAAGTGATCAAGTACAACGTAGGTTGGAAGTTCGATACGGTTGAAGAGTTGGCTAAGCATTTTGATGTGCCGTTAAAGCCACTTAAAGCACAAATTGCTGAGTACAATGAGTACGTTAAATCGGGTGAAGATAAGCAGTTTGGCAAAAATATGACCAAAGCCAAAGACAAGTTCATTGAAGCACCGTTTACCGTGGTTCGTCTGTGGCCAAAAGTGCATTACTGCCAAGGTGGTGTACAGATCAATACTGACGCAGCTGTGAAAGACAGCTTTACTGGTCAGTCAATTCCAGGTTTGTATGCAGCAGGTGAAGTGTGTGGTGGTATTCACGGTGTGAGTCGCTTAGGTAGCTGCTCAATTCCTGAATGCATGGTGATGGGTATGACAGCTGCTCGCAGTGTCATGAAAGCCTAA
- a CDS encoding cytochrome c3 family protein: MIKLKAVLALTFGCLLTLSVQAVEIRDHHKEVIGKDCKTCHDNGIKQFPSDQACLQCHDVDDLAEQTARSEEDKWQNPHNNLHYGKELPCQECHGEHTPKQPLCSNCHTFKFDKFKE, encoded by the coding sequence ATGATTAAATTAAAAGCGGTACTAGCGCTAACCTTTGGTTGCCTATTAACCTTATCGGTACAAGCAGTTGAGATACGTGACCATCATAAAGAAGTAATTGGTAAGGATTGTAAAACGTGTCATGACAATGGCATTAAGCAATTTCCATCAGACCAGGCTTGTTTGCAGTGTCATGATGTGGATGATTTAGCGGAGCAAACAGCGCGTAGTGAAGAAGATAAGTGGCAAAACCCACATAACAATCTTCACTACGGTAAAGAGTTACCTTGTCAGGAATGTCATGGTGAGCATACTCCAAAGCAACCACTTTGTAGTAACTGTCATACATTTAAATTTGATAAGTTTAAAGAGTAA
- a CDS encoding LysR family transcriptional regulator, translating to MLKIELLESFIAVVECGNLSKAADKLCRTQSTISLQIKKLEESVGQPLLLRDNKGVSLTESGKTLLNYAYKMMQLSSQALDELKECQNREVIRLGVPTDYITRYLGSCLLEFIREFTCIELVIDTDVSGNLYKRLHNGEFDVIVATHWQAPAAGHGELLFERRFHWVAAKGGTAHKRETVPVALYPENCPIRAQVFANHQISMRPMSVLLSTPSPAAMCLAVENDIVISPIAEFRINDNMQILDPVEHNIPPLPVFNESLYLNPETQTDATYQLIDLIKANVTELGEASPAKEADPTYQ from the coding sequence ATGCTTAAAATTGAACTATTAGAAAGCTTCATTGCTGTAGTTGAATGTGGAAACCTATCCAAAGCGGCGGACAAACTATGCCGGACACAATCAACTATTAGCTTACAAATCAAAAAGCTAGAAGAAAGTGTTGGCCAACCGTTGTTGTTAAGAGACAATAAAGGTGTCAGTTTAACTGAGTCAGGAAAAACGCTGCTAAACTATGCTTACAAGATGATGCAACTAAGCTCCCAAGCGCTTGACGAGCTTAAAGAATGTCAAAACCGTGAAGTCATACGGCTCGGCGTACCGACAGATTATATCACTCGATACCTTGGTAGCTGTTTGCTTGAGTTTATTCGCGAATTTACCTGTATTGAACTGGTTATTGATACCGATGTCAGTGGCAACCTCTATAAGCGATTACATAACGGAGAATTTGATGTAATTGTTGCAACCCATTGGCAAGCGCCTGCGGCAGGCCATGGTGAACTTCTATTTGAGCGCCGATTCCATTGGGTAGCCGCTAAAGGGGGGACTGCTCACAAGCGAGAAACCGTCCCGGTTGCGCTTTACCCAGAAAACTGCCCTATTCGAGCACAGGTATTTGCCAACCATCAAATATCGATGCGACCAATGAGCGTACTGCTATCGACTCCCTCACCTGCGGCAATGTGCTTAGCGGTAGAAAATGACATAGTCATTTCACCCATCGCAGAGTTCCGCATTAACGACAATATGCAGATCCTCGACCCGGTCGAACATAATATTCCACCGTTGCCTGTATTTAATGAGTCGTTATACCTCAACCCAGAGACACAAACTGATGCGACCTATCAGTTGATTGATTTAATCAAAGCCAACGTGACAGAGCTAGGTGAAGCATCTCCTGCTAAAGAAGCAGATCCAACTTACCAATAA
- a CDS encoding TetR/AcrR family transcriptional regulator, whose translation MSNWQQRESYLTDVAERCLRGHKSFDLRRSHLVEASQISKGTIYNHFPSEADLVVAVATAHFKNRLERAAIDQALYPDYLQCFLMHHCWSIRDDLFYDRFIIARVMPNSELLAQATDDNRYAFEQVYAEYIEWNRLIVEAMGVVEGFNRAELVANYLRGAQINCNDADKHYKDPHLYYQFSYALAQLLGHSDKRLPKLSHYIDWLTELEETADAA comes from the coding sequence ATGAGTAATTGGCAACAGCGAGAAAGCTACTTGACGGACGTCGCCGAGCGATGTTTACGTGGCCATAAAAGTTTTGATTTGCGCCGATCTCATTTGGTTGAGGCTAGCCAGATCTCTAAAGGCACCATCTATAATCACTTTCCCAGTGAGGCAGATTTAGTCGTTGCCGTCGCCACCGCACACTTCAAAAATAGATTAGAAAGAGCGGCTATTGATCAAGCGCTTTATCCTGACTACCTTCAGTGTTTTTTGATGCACCACTGTTGGTCAATTCGTGACGATCTTTTCTATGATCGTTTCATTATTGCGCGCGTCATGCCTAACTCAGAACTGCTTGCGCAAGCGACAGATGATAATCGCTATGCTTTTGAGCAGGTTTATGCTGAATATATAGAATGGAATCGTCTGATTGTTGAGGCTATGGGAGTCGTTGAAGGTTTTAACAGAGCCGAGTTGGTGGCTAACTACCTGCGGGGGGCGCAGATAAACTGCAACGACGCAGACAAACACTACAAGGACCCGCACCTCTACTATCAATTTAGTTATGCTTTAGCGCAGCTACTTGGCCATTCAGATAAACGGCTCCCAAAATTGAGCCATTATATCGATTGGCTTACCGAGCTCGAAGAAACCGCCGATGCGGCTTAA
- a CDS encoding methyl-accepting chemotaxis protein, with product MKLRYRFNALLIPLVALGFVVIACVTITNSLNMMQRASQNTMQVNAELLKNNIGGWVESNLNIINALADSPFILMAINDAQYHLATSAHLSAIAQQVDARNIALLDAKKKVIAASNRQRIGKDYSNMSYVAQALQSSKAIISDPVTSRVDGKLLVTFAVKVAQKNLLFMSMPLDNFYMDYVSTTGLNKHSNAFVLSQSCSLVAHHSLQSQSMIQPSFANLCQTKKQLVSFEEQQQSYMGWVSTDPRSGWLIVSAIKTLVLKEKQHQLILFSAIVALVAIVIVALIIVKLVTIITNGLSTVSTAVGDLSKGDISLSSLNQTAWQSIRLRKDELGHIANSVSHLIDVQRQQIDTAEQIAHGDLSNPVQLASDKDSLGTALNKMRTNLANLVHAVKNSTLAIKQTSSSLHRDSSQLATGAGNQLCSMSTMSAALQEIENQTQQTAISTKAMNAKSNQTLLQAENGHQRMQSLLGSLAGINQSGNEIASIMNEITNIAAQTNLIALNAAIEAARAGEHGKGFSVVADEVRNLANRTAQAASKSINLVDNSLTKMSHGNDIAKETENDFDHIVKQMQDSNLQLTSITLGSTEQALATSELSQSLALIEEVSQNVASISAVVAAESQQLGQLTDQLTTQCDNFTL from the coding sequence ATGAAATTACGTTACCGGTTTAACGCGTTACTCATTCCGTTAGTTGCACTTGGGTTTGTCGTCATTGCTTGTGTGACCATCACTAATAGTTTGAATATGATGCAGCGTGCATCCCAAAACACCATGCAAGTAAATGCTGAGCTGTTAAAGAACAACATTGGTGGTTGGGTTGAAAGCAATCTCAATATAATCAATGCACTTGCAGATAGTCCATTTATTCTCATGGCCATCAATGATGCACAATATCACTTAGCGACATCGGCTCACCTCAGCGCGATAGCTCAACAAGTTGACGCGCGAAATATCGCACTTTTAGACGCTAAAAAAAAGGTTATTGCCGCGAGTAATCGCCAACGTATTGGTAAAGATTACAGTAACATGAGTTATGTCGCTCAAGCATTACAAAGCTCGAAAGCTATTATCTCTGATCCTGTAACAAGCCGAGTAGACGGTAAGCTATTGGTCACTTTTGCCGTCAAAGTAGCACAGAAAAACCTGCTATTTATGAGTATGCCGCTAGATAATTTCTATATGGACTATGTCAGCACTACAGGGTTGAATAAACATAGTAATGCCTTTGTTTTATCTCAAAGTTGCTCACTGGTGGCACACCATTCACTCCAGAGTCAGAGCATGATTCAGCCCAGCTTTGCCAATTTGTGCCAGACAAAGAAGCAACTCGTCAGCTTTGAAGAACAACAGCAATCTTATATGGGCTGGGTCAGCACGGATCCTCGCAGCGGCTGGCTAATTGTTAGCGCAATAAAAACCCTGGTACTCAAAGAGAAGCAACATCAGCTGATATTGTTTAGCGCTATTGTGGCCTTGGTTGCCATTGTTATTGTTGCACTTATCATTGTTAAGCTGGTTACCATCATCACCAACGGATTGAGCACAGTATCCACGGCAGTCGGTGATCTATCCAAGGGGGATATCAGCCTAAGTAGTTTGAATCAAACAGCATGGCAATCAATACGACTAAGAAAAGATGAATTGGGCCATATCGCCAACTCCGTCTCTCACTTAATCGATGTTCAACGCCAACAGATCGATACCGCCGAACAGATAGCTCATGGAGACCTATCTAATCCAGTGCAATTGGCGAGTGACAAAGATTCCTTGGGTACTGCATTAAATAAGATGCGCACCAATCTCGCCAACTTGGTGCATGCGGTAAAAAACAGCACCCTCGCGATTAAACAAACTTCAAGTTCACTTCATCGCGACAGCTCACAGCTTGCGACTGGCGCTGGTAACCAATTGTGCTCAATGTCCACTATGAGTGCTGCACTGCAAGAGATAGAAAATCAAACGCAACAGACCGCGATATCAACCAAGGCCATGAACGCTAAGAGTAACCAAACGCTACTTCAAGCTGAAAACGGCCACCAGCGAATGCAATCGCTGCTTGGCTCACTTGCAGGGATTAACCAGTCTGGTAATGAGATAGCCAGCATTATGAATGAAATCACCAATATTGCCGCACAAACCAATCTTATTGCCCTCAACGCAGCAATTGAAGCAGCAAGGGCTGGTGAGCATGGTAAAGGCTTCTCTGTCGTCGCCGATGAAGTGCGAAATCTAGCTAATCGCACTGCACAAGCAGCTTCAAAAAGTATTAATCTGGTCGATAACTCACTGACGAAAATGTCACATGGCAATGACATAGCCAAAGAAACAGAAAATGACTTTGATCATATTGTTAAACAGATGCAGGATTCAAACTTGCAGCTCACCTCCATCACCCTTGGCAGCACAGAACAAGCTTTGGCGACTTCAGAGCTCAGTCAAAGTTTGGCACTAATAGAGGAGGTCAGTCAAAATGTAGCGTCGATCTCAGCCGTTGTAGCAGCAGAGTCACAGCAACTTGGGCAATTAACAGACCAGTTAACGACACAGTGCGACAACTTTACATTGTGA
- a CDS encoding inorganic phosphate transporter, protein MDIAIWIFLSSGLFLGWSLGANDAANVFGTAVGSNMVKFSTAALICSVMVILGAVISGAGASHTIGSLGKVSAIGGAFTVALSAATTVYFMTKSGLPVSTGQAIVGAIIGWNLFSGMPTDSAVLSKIMTTWVLCPILAAITAVLLFKAVTAVISKLRPGLFQLDKWTRIGLITAGAFGSYSLGANNIANVMGVFVLSTPIDAMTILGIEFTPAMQLFFIGAVAISIGVFTYSKKVMLTVGDNLISMTPVTAWVVVMAHSIVLFIFSSQSLSNGFVSVGLPAIPLVPVSSSQAVIGAVIGIALLKRLPLQWKVLSKIIIGWIITPIMSAIACFIGLFIIQNLFKQVVI, encoded by the coding sequence ATGGATATCGCAATCTGGATTTTTCTCTCAAGCGGCCTATTTCTTGGTTGGTCACTAGGAGCGAACGATGCGGCTAATGTCTTTGGCACTGCTGTTGGCTCCAACATGGTCAAGTTTTCAACCGCCGCGCTGATCTGTTCGGTTATGGTCATCTTAGGCGCGGTTATCAGTGGCGCGGGAGCATCCCACACCATAGGTTCATTAGGTAAAGTTTCAGCCATTGGCGGAGCATTCACCGTGGCTTTGTCTGCCGCGACAACCGTTTATTTCATGACAAAATCAGGCTTACCTGTGTCCACAGGGCAAGCGATTGTAGGGGCGATTATAGGTTGGAACCTATTTAGTGGAATGCCAACAGATTCAGCCGTTCTATCTAAAATTATGACCACCTGGGTGCTATGTCCTATTCTCGCTGCAATTACAGCTGTCCTATTATTTAAGGCGGTTACCGCGGTGATTTCGAAACTTAGGCCAGGACTATTTCAGCTGGATAAATGGACTCGTATCGGCCTTATCACTGCGGGGGCGTTCGGTTCATATAGCCTAGGGGCAAACAATATCGCCAATGTTATGGGCGTTTTTGTCCTCAGCACTCCCATCGACGCGATGACAATACTCGGTATTGAGTTTACCCCTGCCATGCAGCTGTTCTTCATTGGTGCGGTAGCTATCAGTATTGGGGTATTTACCTATTCAAAAAAAGTCATGCTGACTGTGGGTGACAATCTAATTTCGATGACGCCAGTAACCGCTTGGGTTGTGGTGATGGCACACTCCATCGTGCTATTTATCTTTTCGTCACAGAGCTTATCGAATGGGTTTGTTTCTGTTGGCTTACCAGCCATTCCACTTGTGCCAGTATCAAGCTCTCAAGCCGTTATCGGCGCAGTGATAGGCATTGCACTGCTTAAACGCTTACCACTGCAGTGGAAAGTGCTTTCGAAGATCATCATCGGCTGGATCATCACTCCCATAATGTCAGCCATCGCCTGTTTCATTGGATTGTTCATCATCCAAAATCTATTCAAGCAGGTTGTTATATAA
- a CDS encoding DUF47 domain-containing protein translates to MFGFSRLTTLLSQSESTETKVYLFFEQVTLSHHKSIQMWKNYLTYGATSQEFEQALTELQEIEHQADNLKREIEQTLYRKTLIPDLRSDVASLIDLTDRLINKQETIGLHLKIEQPLIPQPIATELLTLLDTVGETIDHTLLCAKSFFTDLQRVQEYHTKVIAFESEADRLCTRTKVLLFDTDLPLVNKIQLRYFCDRIDQVANLAEDISDRIAIFTLKRVQ, encoded by the coding sequence ATGTTTGGCTTTTCTCGGCTCACTACACTTCTTTCTCAGAGCGAATCGACTGAAACTAAGGTCTATCTTTTCTTTGAACAAGTGACATTGTCTCACCATAAGTCGATTCAGATGTGGAAGAACTACTTAACCTATGGCGCCACCAGCCAAGAATTTGAACAGGCGTTAACTGAACTGCAAGAGATTGAACATCAGGCTGATAACTTAAAACGGGAAATTGAACAAACACTCTACCGAAAGACCCTAATTCCCGATCTACGCTCTGATGTGGCTTCACTGATCGATCTCACTGATCGCCTGATCAATAAACAAGAAACCATTGGTCTTCATTTAAAAATAGAGCAACCTCTTATCCCACAACCTATTGCCACTGAGCTGTTGACACTGCTCGACACTGTCGGAGAGACCATAGATCATACACTCTTATGTGCTAAAAGCTTTTTCACCGATCTCCAGCGTGTACAGGAATATCACACCAAAGTTATTGCCTTTGAAAGTGAAGCAGATCGTCTATGCACTCGAACCAAAGTACTGCTATTTGATACCGACCTACCTTTAGTCAATAAGATCCAATTGCGCTATTTTTGCGACCGAATCGATCAAGTGGCTAACTTAGCGGAAGATATCAGCGATCGTATTGCAATCTTCACACTTAAACGCGTGCAGTAA